Proteins co-encoded in one Bacteroidota bacterium genomic window:
- a CDS encoding BrxA/BrxB family bacilliredoxin, with protein sequence MYPEALVKPMKAELTSVGFEELLTPENVDKSLKQEGTVLVVVNSVCGCAAGAARPGVKLSLANAKKPSKLTTVFAGFDTDAVVQARKHFAPYPPSSPCIALFKNGELVHFVERHNIEGCTAQMIADHLKMVYDEYC encoded by the coding sequence ATGTATCCAGAAGCATTAGTTAAACCAATGAAAGCGGAGTTAACCTCTGTTGGATTTGAAGAATTATTAACCCCGGAAAACGTAGATAAATCCTTAAAGCAAGAAGGAACAGTTTTAGTAGTTGTAAATTCTGTATGCGGATGTGCCGCAGGCGCCGCTCGTCCGGGTGTGAAGTTAAGTCTTGCAAACGCAAAAAAACCATCAAAACTCACAACTGTATTTGCAGGTTTTGATACCGATGCAGTGGTTCAGGCGCGTAAGCATTTTGCACCTTATCCTCCATCATCACCTTGTATTGCATTATTCAAGAACGGTGAATTAGTTCATTTTGTAGAGCGTCACAACATTGAAGGCTGTACTGCACAAATGATTGCCGACCATCTAAAAATGGTTTATGACGAATATTGTTAA
- the rpoC gene encoding DNA-directed RNA polymerase subunit beta' — protein sequence MALRKDNKLKSNFSKITISLASPESILQRSSGEVLKPETINYRTYKPERDGLFCERIFGPVKDYECHCGKYKRIRYKGIICDRCGVEVTEKKVRRERMGHISLVVPVAHIWYFRSLPNKIGYILGLPTKKLDTIIYYERYVVINAGVAAANGVSYLDFLTEEEYLNIVDGLPKDNHLLDETDPNKFVAKMGAEAIQDLLSRLDLDSLSYELRHKASTETSQQRKNEALKRLQVIEAFRQANTHVVNKPEWMIVKIVPVIPPELRPLVPLDGGRFATSDLNDLYRRVIIRNNRLKRLIEIKAPDVILRNEKRMLQESVDSLFDNSRKSNAVKTESNRALKSLSDSLKGKQGRFRQNLLGKRVDYSARSVIVVGPELKLHECGLPKEMAAELFKPFIIRKMIERGIVKTVKSAKKIVDRKEPIVWDILENVLKGHPVMLNRAPTLHRLGIQAFQPKLIEGKAIQLHPLVCTAFNADFDGDQMAVHVPLGHAAILETQILMLASHNILNPSNGAPVAVPSQDMVLGLYYLTKSKRNLPNDKVKGEGKIFYSAEEVIIAYNEKQVDLHAQIKVKITNALEGDKLVEKLIETSVGRVIFNQVVPHEVGYINELLTKKSLRDIIGMVLKKTGMAKTAKFLDDIKELGFRTAFRGGLSFNLGDIQTPAEKAVIIKEAHEQVEEVMNNYNMGFITNNERYNQIIDIWTHTNSKVTKKVLDTLSSDKQGFNAVYMMLDSGARGSKEQIKQLSGMRGLMAKPQKAGATGAEIIENPVLSNFREGLSILEYFISTHGARKGLADTALKTADAGYLTRRLVDVAQDVIINEADCGTLRGLTMSALKNNDDVVETLYDRILGRVAVNDVYHPTTGELIVQGGELITEDVGAAIEKSPIESVEIRSVLTCESKSGVCAKCYGRNLANGRLVQLGEAVGVIAAQSIGEPGTQLTLRTFHVGGTASNIAASSSLIAKHDGIVEIDELRTVESVNTDGAKVNTVIGRSTELRIVDANTGITLTTGNVPYGSALYIKPGSKVKKGDLLCDWDPYNAVIVSEFGGTVEYEHIKENVTFREESDEQTGFKEKVIIESKDKTMNPLIRIVDKKGESLKTYNIPVGAHIVVNEKAKIEPGQILVKIPRVTGKTGDITGGLPRVTELFEARNPSNPAVVSEIDGIVTFGKIKRGNREVVVEAKTGEQRRYLVSLSKHILVQENDFVRAGDPLSDGATSPGDILAIKGPTAVQEYLVNEIQEVYRLQGQKLNDKHFETIVRQMMRKVEIVDPGDTIFLEQQIVNKVDFMEENDNVYGKKVVMDPGDSAELKRGQIITARKLRDENSVLRRKDQKLVEARDAVPATANPILQGITRASLQTNSWISAASFQETTKVLNEAAVNGKVDTLLGLKENVIVGHLIPAGTGLRHYEKLVVGSKEEYERLMASKEEIEEEA from the coding sequence ATGGCTTTAAGAAAAGATAATAAATTAAAATCAAATTTCTCTAAGATTACTATCAGCCTTGCTTCGCCTGAGTCAATTCTTCAGCGTTCAAGTGGTGAAGTATTAAAACCGGAGACAATTAACTACCGTACCTATAAGCCGGAGCGTGATGGTTTATTCTGCGAGCGTATTTTCGGTCCTGTAAAGGATTACGAATGTCATTGTGGAAAATACAAGCGTATCCGTTACAAGGGTATCATTTGCGACCGTTGCGGTGTTGAAGTAACTGAGAAAAAAGTACGTCGTGAGCGTATGGGCCACATTAGCTTAGTGGTACCTGTTGCTCATATCTGGTACTTCCGTTCGTTACCAAACAAAATCGGTTACATCTTAGGTTTACCAACTAAAAAGTTAGATACTATCATTTATTACGAGCGTTATGTTGTAATCAATGCCGGTGTTGCCGCTGCTAATGGTGTAAGTTATTTAGACTTCTTAACTGAAGAAGAATACTTAAACATTGTAGATGGTTTACCAAAAGACAATCATTTATTAGACGAAACAGATCCGAATAAATTTGTGGCGAAAATGGGTGCTGAAGCAATTCAGGACTTATTATCCCGTTTGGATTTAGATAGTTTATCGTATGAATTACGTCACAAAGCTTCAACTGAAACTTCTCAGCAACGTAAAAACGAAGCTTTGAAACGTTTGCAAGTTATTGAAGCATTCCGTCAGGCTAATACTCACGTAGTAAACAAGCCAGAGTGGATGATTGTGAAAATTGTTCCGGTTATTCCACCTGAGTTACGTCCTTTAGTTCCATTGGATGGCGGACGTTTCGCTACATCTGATTTAAATGACTTATACCGTCGTGTAATCATTCGTAACAACCGTTTAAAGCGTTTAATTGAAATTAAAGCTCCGGATGTAATCTTACGTAACGAAAAACGTATGTTACAAGAATCAGTTGACTCGTTATTTGATAACTCTCGTAAATCAAATGCGGTTAAAACTGAATCTAACCGTGCTTTAAAATCATTATCTGATTCATTAAAAGGTAAGCAAGGACGTTTCCGTCAAAACTTATTAGGTAAGCGTGTTGACTACTCGGCTCGTTCGGTAATTGTTGTAGGTCCTGAGTTAAAATTACACGAATGCGGTTTACCAAAAGAAATGGCAGCTGAATTATTCAAACCATTTATTATCCGTAAAATGATTGAGCGTGGAATCGTGAAAACAGTTAAATCTGCAAAGAAAATTGTTGATCGTAAAGAGCCAATCGTTTGGGATATCTTAGAAAACGTATTGAAAGGACATCCCGTAATGCTTAACCGTGCCCCGACACTCCACAGGTTAGGTATCCAGGCCTTCCAACCAAAATTAATCGAAGGAAAAGCGATTCAGTTACACCCATTAGTGTGTACCGCGTTTAACGCTGACTTCGACGGTGACCAGATGGCAGTGCACGTTCCATTAGGACATGCAGCTATTTTGGAAACTCAAATTTTAATGTTGGCTTCTCATAACATCTTAAACCCATCTAACGGTGCGCCGGTAGCGGTTCCTTCTCAGGACATGGTGTTAGGTTTATATTACTTAACTAAGTCGAAGAGAAATTTACCGAATGATAAGGTTAAAGGTGAAGGAAAAATATTTTATAGTGCAGAAGAAGTTATCATTGCTTATAATGAGAAGCAAGTTGATTTACACGCACAAATAAAAGTGAAAATTACAAATGCTTTAGAAGGCGATAAATTAGTTGAGAAATTAATTGAGACTTCTGTGGGACGTGTAATTTTCAATCAGGTTGTACCACACGAAGTAGGTTATATCAATGAATTATTAACGAAGAAATCGTTACGTGATATCATCGGTATGGTATTGAAGAAAACAGGTATGGCGAAGACAGCTAAATTCTTAGATGATATCAAAGAATTAGGTTTCCGTACTGCATTCCGTGGTGGTTTATCGTTCAACTTAGGTGATATTCAAACTCCGGCTGAAAAAGCTGTAATTATTAAAGAAGCTCACGAACAAGTTGAAGAGGTAATGAATAACTATAACATGGGTTTCATTACAAACAACGAACGTTACAACCAAATCATTGATATCTGGACGCACACTAACTCTAAAGTAACTAAGAAAGTATTAGATACTTTGAGCAGCGATAAGCAAGGATTTAACGCGGTGTACATGATGTTAGATTCAGGTGCTCGTGGTTCTAAGGAACAAATTAAGCAGTTAAGTGGTATGCGCGGTTTGATGGCGAAGCCTCAAAAAGCAGGTGCTACCGGTGCTGAAATTATCGAGAATCCGGTATTATCGAACTTCCGTGAAGGTCTTTCGATTTTGGAATACTTTATTTCAACCCACGGTGCTCGTAAAGGTCTTGCTGATACGGCGTTAAAAACAGCGGATGCGGGTTACTTGACTCGTCGTTTAGTTGACGTGGCGCAAGACGTTATTATTAACGAAGCAGATTGTGGTACATTACGTGGATTAACTATGTCGGCATTAAAAAATAACGACGATGTAGTTGAAACATTATACGATCGTATTTTAGGACGTGTTGCCGTAAACGATGTATATCATCCAACTACTGGTGAATTAATCGTACAAGGCGGAGAATTAATTACTGAAGACGTTGGTGCTGCTATCGAAAAATCTCCGATTGAGTCGGTTGAAATTCGTTCGGTATTAACCTGCGAATCTAAATCAGGTGTGTGTGCAAAATGTTATGGACGCAACTTAGCTAACGGGCGCTTAGTTCAGTTAGGTGAAGCTGTTGGTGTAATCGCTGCACAGTCGATCGGTGAGCCGGGTACACAGTTAACATTACGTACTTTCCACGTGGGTGGTACAGCAAGTAACATCGCTGCATCATCTTCATTGATTGCTAAACACGATGGTATCGTTGAAATTGATGAGTTAAGAACTGTTGAAAGCGTAAATACTGATGGGGCTAAGGTGAACACCGTTATAGGTCGTTCAACTGAGTTACGCATCGTTGACGCAAACACAGGAATTACTTTAACAACAGGTAACGTTCCTTATGGTTCTGCATTATATATCAAGCCGGGTTCAAAAGTGAAGAAGGGTGATTTATTATGTGATTGGGATCCATATAACGCTGTTATCGTTTCAGAATTTGGTGGTACAGTTGAATACGAACACATCAAAGAAAATGTAACTTTCCGTGAAGAATCTGACGAGCAAACAGGTTTTAAAGAAAAAGTAATCATTGAAAGTAAAGACAAAACCATGAATCCATTAATTAGAATCGTGGATAAAAAAGGTGAGTCTTTAAAAACATACAACATTCCGGTTGGAGCGCATATCGTTGTAAACGAAAAAGCAAAAATCGAACCAGGTCAGATATTAGTTAAGATTCCTCGTGTTACCGGTAAAACAGGTGATATCACCGGTGGTTTACCTCGTGTAACTGAATTATTCGAGGCACGTAACCCAAGTAACCCTGCTGTAGTTTCTGAGATTGACGGTATCGTTACTTTCGGTAAAATTAAGCGTGGTAACCGTGAGGTAGTAGTAGAAGCTAAAACCGGCGAACAACGTCGTTACTTAGTGTCTTTATCTAAGCATATCTTAGTTCAGGAAAATGATTTCGTACGCGCTGGTGATCCATTATCAGACGGAGCGACTTCTCCTGGCGATATCTTAGCGATTAAAGGCCCTACTGCTGTTCAGGAATACTTAGTAAACGAAATCCAAGAGGTTTACCGTTTACAGGGTCAGAAATTGAACGACAAACATTTCGAAACTATCGTGCGTCAAATGATGCGTAAAGTTGAGATTGTTGATCCGGGTGATACTATTTTCTTAGAGCAACAAATCGTAAACAAAGTTGATTTCATGGAAGAAAACGACAATGTTTATGGTAAGAAAGTTGTAATGGATCCGGGTGATTCAGCTGAATTAAAACGCGGTCAGATTATCACTGCACGTAAATTACGTGACGAGAACTCTGTATTACGTCGTAAAGATCAAAAATTAGTAGAAGCACGCGACGCTGTTCCTGCAACTGCTAATCCAATCTTACAAGGTATTACGCGCGCTTCATTACAAACTAACAGTTGGATTTCTGCGGCATCGTTCCAGGAAACAACAAAAGTGTTGAACGAAGCTGCTGTAAACGGAAAAGTAGATACTTTATTAGGATTAAAAGAAAACGTTATCGTTGGTCACTTAATTCCTGCAGGTACAGGTTTACGCCACTACGAGAAATTAGTAGTTGGAAGCAAGGAAGAATACGAGCGTTTAATGGCTAGTAAAGAAGAAATCGAAGAAGAAGCATAG
- a CDS encoding T9SS type A sorting domain-containing protein, with translation MYVIGNTYNTDLPVTPGAFQVTAKGNYEAFLAKFDSCGSLIWCTYLGTSTFDSGEKITYSKDNTIVFCGYTDGTDLSTTPGCFQSANNGNYDCFLGKFSLSGNPIWLTYFGVGQGDFSFDVITDSLSNIIIGGTSTSNALYTNTNSFQQFQAGATDAFVARFNKNGNLKFSTFYGGSGAEDIHALATDKNCNIIGVGGSFSFNLNTSPGCYQPATNGGMEVYVLKLDSSGQRIFSTYIGDAGTDDAYGVATDNNNFIYISGHTNSAAFYTSPGAYQSVKSGQNDCYCLSLSPTGAMQWSTFLGGSSNDFLTRMHINNNKELVVLLNTQSTNFPMMGVGSTTLNNGSGDAAVIKLSTTGIPFWSTYVGGTSAETPHDIASFSKDKIVLAGSTSSADYPVSSTPYQNIFNGTEDAFITCKTVGSINTGFGFSSELSSCHGFTSYNYESDLLLYKSNCNEQFKYEIYDITGKQLKSGEIFMQKNIDVSELSSGLYVINVTNHNGRQTQKFKFIVE, from the coding sequence GTGTATGTAATAGGTAATACTTACAATACCGATTTACCGGTTACACCCGGAGCATTTCAAGTAACTGCAAAAGGTAATTATGAGGCATTTTTGGCAAAGTTTGATTCTTGCGGAAGTTTGATTTGGTGTACCTATTTAGGAACTTCAACTTTTGATAGCGGCGAAAAAATAACATATAGTAAGGATAATACCATTGTTTTTTGCGGTTATACCGATGGAACTGATTTAAGTACAACGCCAGGATGTTTTCAGTCTGCAAACAATGGAAATTACGATTGTTTTTTAGGGAAATTTTCGCTCTCCGGTAATCCGATTTGGTTAACCTATTTTGGAGTTGGTCAAGGTGATTTTTCGTTTGATGTGATAACAGATTCATTAAGTAATATTATCATAGGAGGAACGAGTACCAGTAATGCTCTCTATACAAATACAAATTCGTTTCAGCAGTTTCAGGCGGGTGCTACTGATGCTTTTGTTGCGCGATTTAATAAGAATGGAAATTTAAAATTCAGTACATTTTACGGAGGTTCCGGAGCCGAAGATATTCACGCGCTTGCTACGGATAAAAACTGCAATATAATTGGAGTAGGAGGTTCTTTCAGTTTTAATTTAAATACAAGTCCGGGCTGTTATCAGCCTGCAACAAACGGTGGGATGGAAGTATATGTTTTGAAATTGGATTCAAGCGGACAACGTATTTTTTCAACCTATATTGGAGATGCAGGAACTGATGATGCCTACGGAGTAGCTACAGACAATAATAATTTCATTTATATCAGTGGGCATACAAATAGCGCTGCATTTTACACGTCGCCGGGTGCCTATCAATCGGTAAAATCAGGACAAAACGACTGTTACTGTTTAAGTTTATCACCAACCGGCGCTATGCAATGGAGTACTTTTTTAGGAGGATCTTCAAATGATTTTTTAACGCGAATGCATATCAATAACAATAAGGAATTAGTTGTTTTATTAAATACGCAAAGCACGAATTTCCCGATGATGGGAGTAGGCAGTACAACGCTAAATAACGGGAGTGGAGATGCAGCAGTAATAAAACTTTCTACAACAGGAATTCCATTTTGGTCAACCTATGTTGGAGGTACTTCTGCGGAAACTCCTCACGACATTGCTTCGTTTAGTAAAGACAAAATTGTGTTAGCGGGCTCAACCAGCAGTGCTGATTATCCTGTTTCGTCAACGCCATATCAAAACATATTTAACGGAACGGAGGATGCATTTATTACTTGCAAAACAGTGGGAAGTATCAATACCGGGTTTGGTTTTTCTTCGGAATTAAGCAGTTGTCATGGGTTTACTTCCTATAATTATGAATCAGATTTATTGTTGTATAAATCAAATTGTAACGAGCAGTTTAAGTATGAAATTTATGATATCACAGGAAAGCAGTTAAAAAGTGGAGAGATTTTCATGCAAAAAAACATTGATGTTTCGGAATTGTCTTCTGGTTTATATGTTATAAATGTCACGAATCATAACGGTCGGCAAACACAGAAATTTAAATTTATAGTAGAGTAA